The DNA sequence gacagCAGGTAGAGAGAGGTGAATAATAGGACAGTAATGATACAGATTGTGGGGGTCCCAGCCCTTCTCAGGATGGGCACATAAACTACAGCCTTTATTTGCTTATCAATTATTAAACTAAACTGAACTGAAGATATGAAAGGGCTCATAATCTCCTTAGGGTAACACAACAGAAATACACGAAATAAGAAGATTAAGCAGACACGCTACCCTCCCTCACACTATGTCTTTGCAGTACTATTTGTCTACCTTGGAATGCCTTTTCCCAACCTACGGGCTTGCTGCCTAGGAATCTATCAAATCTCagtcaattttttttgttgttgttttaagctctCCTTGACTTCCTTGGGAAACAGAGCTGTGTCGTAGAAAGCACAGTATTTGGGTTGGTACAGAGCTGGGTTGCAgtcctagctgggtgaccttatgtttcctcattgtaaaatgaTCATATAACCCTCTTTGGATGGTTGCTGCTAGTATCCGAGATTGTATGtgcaagtgcctggcacagagcctggcccatGATAGGTACTCAACTGttaattatcattattgttatatGGTGCATATAAAGCCGTGATTATCACCTGGGGTGATCTTGgcctccaggggacatttggcaatgacATTTTTTGTTGTCACAACTGGGTGGGGATGCGACTGCCTTTTAGTGAGCAGAGGCCCGGCAGGCTGCTAATATCCTACAATGTATAGGACAGccaccccacaacaaagaattatctggccccaaatgtcaaccgTGCCAAGGTCCAGACCTgttatgaaacatccagaatactGCCTTTAACCTGGTAAGGAAAAGGCATTTGAATGTGTTTCCCTTCCCCTCGCCTCACCACTCCTGGACAGAGGTAGGCTCTTCCATTCATAACCTCTATAGTATGTCATAAAACAcattatttccttattgtttccctttccatttttttattacataaaatttcaattattttattgagataattatagattcatatgCATCCCTTTGATTTTTGTATCTCCAGTTCTCAGCAGTGTGCCAGTTTTCCCAAGTGTGTTGAACCCAGGAAAGTTTCTGTGCTGGATTTGCAATGAATTTTGCCACGGAAACAATGTTCAAATTGTGAAACCACTTCCCAACACTGAGTTGATTACAGAGTTGATTACGTAGGTTGCAAGGATTTTGCCTAGGCCCTAAACATGTGTCTCACTGAGAGTAAAGTTCTTCCCCAGTTCTCAAATGGAATCATGCATCTGTAAATTGTGTCGGGGATACCCCAGTAGTAAAACCAGGCCAGAAGGAAGAGACTCATGGACAGAGAAGCAGCTCATGGaactgctggtgaggatgtggggtgTGGCACTGAGAAGGCTGGCACTGGATGGGGAAGCAAGTAAGTGGGGATGGCCTGGAGATGGTCCTGGACTCTTCTGATCTGTTAAGGTTTGGTACTAGGGGAGTCTGGAAGTtacagcctctttttttttttggccatgcagcttggggatcttagttccctgaccagggatttaacccaggccctcagcagtgaagcacagagtcttaaccactggaccaccagggaattcccaggaagtTACAGCCTCTTAAAGAGGTCACAGGCTTAATAGTGACAGGAGTATGTGCCTGGTAACATGTTAAATCCTTTACACACATTATTGAATTTTCACAACAGTTCCATGTAACATTCTGTCACCCCACTTGACAGATGATAAAACAGTTCAGAGGGATGAACTAAACATGCCTAAGGTCGCACAACAATGAGTAGTGgagctgttatttttaaaaaaattttttaatcgtCTAACTCTAAAACCATCATAGCTTTTCTTGCCAGGCATTGGTGGCTGGGGAGTGAGTGGGAGCCACCTTTCTCCCATCTATGGCCATGTGGGTCTCATTACTGCTTTGACTCAAGCTGGAGGCAGATCAGCCCCAGACAGCTTGCATGCAGCTTTACTGCATCCTACAGGCCTGCAGGCCATCCTCTCTTCACTGTCTCATGCTACCAATGTTGCCAATGGCTGCCCCTACCAATAACACCTTTGCAAGGAGGTCTGCCAGCAGCCAGGAGATCTGAGCTGATCTCAGACTCAGAACCTCAGAGGAGCCCCCCCTTCCCTTCATGCATAGGTGGGCAGACACTCCAGTGACCAAGCACAGTCCTGAAACTACTCCAAGTATCCTTCTGAATATGACTGGAAGAGACTCAGCAGGGTCACAGTCCCCTTAGGTGGTGTTGCTATGGCAACCCCAGTCCCATCCATCTGGCTTTCTCAGCTCTGGTCTCAGAGGATCTTTTCTAGAGGCAGCCGCATCTAACCctgagagggaggaagggcaagGATTTATACATTCATGCTCCCCTACAGAAAGCTCCTTTCTATAATAGCCCATTGCAAATGGTCCCATCTTGGATGAACATAAAAGAATTAATTCACTGTCTGCCCCGTGACGTGTGAGTGAAAATTCAACTACCAACTGTCAATCtacattttatctcatttaatctacaataaccctgtgaggtgggtattatcactccattttgtagatggggGAAATGCGCTTAGGTAATTTGCTCAAAAGCACTATCAGAGTTTGAACCCATGTCGGTCTGACTCGCTAAGCCCACTGCTTTTCAATTGAGAACTGTCCAAGTTCGGGAAAGCGTGTGCGTGTAAAACGGTCAAGGAAGTGTGCGAGGTAGGTGAGGGCTTATATTTGGCTTATTGGACAGAAATGGGGAGGATACGAGGTAGGGTGCTCGAATGGGTAGAGCCCTGGAGTCTAGAGCTTGCATGGGGTGTTTCTGACCCAGTCAGAAGACCCTTTTGCCGGCAGAGAATACCTACTGAGAGCCCCATCCAACCTTCGGGAAGGGGAAGTGGCAGGTGATGTGGGAGAGGTAAGCTGATCCCCACCAAGCGGGCAGCAAAACTAACGCAGACGCCAAAGTCTAAAGCATCAATGCATTCGTGTAAATGCAAGTGTTCGGAAACTCAGGAGTAGACAAGGGAATGCGGACGCTCTCCTCGAGAACATGGTTATTAAGACGTACACCAAACCATACACACCCCACAAAGCTCCCAAGAGCTGTTGCTTTAAGAAGCGCGAGTCTTCAGCATCACGTGACCTCTGGCGCCCTGAGCCTTTTACGGCGCCATCACAGTGGCCAATCGGGTAGCGGGAAGTCTTTTGGTGGGCGGGAACTCCTCAAGGCGCCCGTCGATTGGCTGTGTTTGTAGAGGGCGGAGCCTGAGCGCCGAGAGGGAATTAGTGCGAGCTGGGTGGGggagcgccgccgccgccgccaccgtcACCGTCACCGTAGCCGTCTCGGTAACCGCCTCCGCCGTGCCGGAGCCCTCAGGTGAGCAGGCCCGTCCTGCTGTGGGCCGCGCGCTCACCGGCCTGGGAGCCAGCTCCGCTGGGGGCCCGCCCCCTTTGCTGACCACGTGACCCAAGTTCGGTAACCTCTGACCTCCTCCCCCGTACCCCACCACCTCTAGATCTAGCATGAAGCGAGGCTGGGTGGGAGGATGCGCAACACGGAGACCGGTAGAAGTCAGTTCTCACGCGTCGTTAACAGTATGGCTAGTggctgaggatgtggaggagaGGAGGTTGAAGAGCGGGAGACCTTGGTCGGAGCCCGGACTTTGTGGATTGTAATGTGGGCACGTAACAGGGACAACTCCTCGGCGCCTTCCGTGTGGGCAGGACTTcgtgctcccattttacaggtggagaaagAAGCTTAACAGTTATCCATTGGCGGGTTTCCAACGCCAAGTCTCCTGGCTGGGAGTCCAGGCCTTGTTCCCCACAGCCCGCCGCTCCTCATGATTAGAACGATAGTTGAGTTCTTGCTGCCTACCCAGGTAGTGCTCGCCAGATGATTTTGGGAAAGTCATTTAacatttaacctctttgagctttGATTTCCTTGGCTGTGAAATAGACATAATACTTACATAATACGTATCTCATTGTTAATGTGGACAAAATGAGGCGTAAgccatataaagcacttagctcGATGCCTCAGGCATAGCACGTGCTTAGAAAAATCGCTATTCTTTATTCGTTTTTTCAGCAAGTGTTTATCGAGGGCGTGTTATGTGCAGACGCAGTGCCTGACGCTGGGGATGCAAAGGTGAGCAAAAAGGCATGATCCTTGCTGGcatggagcttacaatctagtgggGAGGTAGGTGTTAATCGGAAAGTTACACAAGTATATAATTACAAACTGTTAACTGCTTTGGAAGGTAAAGTACTGGCGCATGGTGGGGGTCTGAGCAGAGTCCCCTGAGCAAGCGACATCTGAGACTGAGATCTGAAGGAGCGACTAGGAGCTCACCGGACAAAGGGATTGGGGGTAGAGGAGGAGAGCGTTTCAAGTCCAGGAAACAATGTATGAACGTCCTGAAATAAGGTGTTTTTGAGGAAATGGAAAGAGGCCACGGGTATGCAGAACACGAGAGAGTGGAAAGAGGTGTTTGCAGATGCAGCCACACTTGCAGGGCCTTGGAGCCGTGGCACAGGTTAGTTTTTTATTCCAAAGGCAATGAGGAGCCATTGGGAGAAATGCTGCAGGGAGACCAGGTAGGGTGCCCGCTGGATTTAGAGACCTGGAGGTCACTGGTGACCCACTGAGCCTTGTCAGAGAGGAGTGGTGGGGCAGTGCCTGGGTGGGTCACCGTGAAGCTGGGTGGGCGTCGCTGCCCATGGTGCTGATGCCTCACTTTGGTCCGTGAGGGCCAACCTTCCAATTGTGGGCTGTGCTGTTGGAGTAGTCACCAGCCGCTGTTTTCGTGCCTTCTTATTCTGCCATATCCTGTGAACGGAAGAGCAGGTTCCCGCTTTTAGGGCTCATGGCCAAACTGGGGAAGACCAGACACATGGGCGGAAAGCCCAGCTACTAAAAGCCTGCCAGTCCCAGATGGCACATGGGGCAGGAAGACCTCAGAGGACAGGCTGCTTCTGCcttaggaaagaaagaggagggtgTGGGGGCTTGGAGTAAGGTGGGGGACAGACCAGCCCAAGCCCTGGCAGTGGGGCGCACGGCAGGTTGGAAGACACGAGGCGGCCTTACTGGGGGGACGGGTCAGCTTGATCAGCTGTGGGGATTTGGGACCAAACACGGTATGCTGAGCCAGGGAGTTGGGACTTTCCTTTTATGAGTGGTGGAGAAGTATTGAAGACTTTTGAGCAAGGGACTGTCAGAGTAAAAGTAGTGTTTTCATCAGTGTTTAGTCCGTAGCGGTTGTAGCAAGGATCAGAAGGAAGAAGGCATgaagtttttgtttattattagtGATTGTAACACTTTCCATTTGTGTAGCGTTCTAGACCCTGAGTTTCTCCTCTCTCATTGCCTTTCATCCTCACCTCAACCCTGTGAGTTAGGGAGGGCAGGGATTATTGCCACTATTTTACCGGGGCTCAGACTGATGAGGATCTCAGCCGGGTTCACATTGGAGGTGGTAGAGCAGGGCTGGGACCCAGTTCTGTGCAACCCAAGGCCAGGCAGTTTCTCAGGTGGcactgttgtctgccctctggtccaGCTCAAGTCTGTTTcttgctctgagcctcaggtttcctCACCTGGACACTCAGAGCCATTGTGACTCCTTGTTCAGGGATTGTGGAGCGAGAGCAGCGAGACTGGTTTCGAGGGCCTTGAGTCAGGCTCACAGGCTCTGAGGGAGCCTGGGCTGGCCTTTCACACCTCCCTGCCCGCTCCCAGCTCCATCGGGGCCATGTCGGAGCGAGAAGAGCGGCGGTTCGTGGAGATCCCTCGGGAGTCCGTCCGGCTCATGGCAGAGAGCACAGGCCTGGAGCTGAGCGATGAGGTGGCGGCCCTGCTCGCAGAGGACGTGTGCTACCGGCTCAGAGAGGCCACCCAGGTACACTCCCCCTCTCCTTGTCCCTCCCTTTGACTACCCCTCCCCCAGGGGTTTATTCAGCAAGTATGTGTCAGGCACCTACTTACTCCCTGCTCAGAGGGAATGCAGTGGAGGCGGTCCCCGCCCTCTGCAGAGCCCGCTTCCAGCCAGCTGGGCTTCCAGCGAACAAAGCGCTTGCTGGGCATCTTCTCGTGTGCTGCTCACTGCACACCTGGCGGGCAGGCCAGGCAGGTTCCTAGTCACATCCTGCACAtgagaaactgagtcacagggaGGGGATGTGACGTTGGGAGTTGTTTGCCCCCCGTTCCCTGTCCTTTGACTGACTCTGTTCCTCCGCTCCCAGAATAGCTCTCAATTCATGAAACACACCAAACGGCGGAAGCTGACTGTCGAGGATTTCAACAGGGCCCTCAGATGGAGCAGCGTGGAGGTGAGTGGGCTGCCGGCTGCGGAAGGCTCGGTTGGCACGAGCCCTCCTGCACGCCCAGCTCGGGGCTGGCAGTGCAGCGAGATGTGAAGACCCAGTGCACACACGACGGAAGGTCACAGCCACCACAGCACATGTGCCGGGCCTAGCCCCCAAGGGCCAGGAgttcagagagggagaggcggCCACGGAGACCAGGACGTTAGGGAAGAGATGGAACTCGAGCTGAACCTGAAAGGGAGGCTGGGATTAGGCTAGGTCACAAGGAAAAGAGGGCATTCTGGGTGAGGGAGGAGCCTGAGCACAAGTGTAGGGGTTAGAATGTCCTGCATAGTTGTTCCGGGGCAGTGGGTCCAGGGAAGAAGATCATGCTTAGAAGAGAGGAGGGTTTTCAAAGTTGGGCAAGTGTGAGGTGGAGGACCAGCAGCCTGTGGGTGGGGTTCTGAGTCCCTGTGGATCCGTGAGGAGGGACCGCATTCTACTCCTTGACTCAGTGAATACCGGATGCTCCAGCCAAGTTCCCGGTGAAGGGCCTGGATCCCCGGGCATCCCCCCTCTTCTCAGGACCTCTGGACTTCCCGCAAACATAGGCTCCGTGCCCTGGTCGGTAGAGcacctcttccctccctggaTTCGGCCCAATCGTCTCTTCACTCAGGCTGTGTGTGGTTATGGGTCCCAGGAGGCGCTGCCCCTGCGCCCTGCCAGGGAGGGTGAGCTCTACTTCCCCGAGGACCGAGAGGTGAACCTGGTGGAGCTGGCCCTGGCCACCAACATCCCCAAAGGCTGTGCCGAGACAGCTGTGAGAGGTGACCGCCGGGGTCACGcatggggtggggacaggagtTGGGTCGTCGGAGGGGTGGTGGCGGGCTGGCTGGTGGACGGGGCGGAGCTCAGAAGGGTGGGTGGTATTACAAGGGGCAGAACCCCAGGCTGACCCATCTCTCTGCTCTGGTTCTAGTTCATGTCTCCTACCTGGATGGCAAAGGGAACCTGGCCCCTCAAGGATCGGGTAAGGGGCAGCGTGGGGAATGGGCCCTCTGCCTGGACGTTCCTCCGTTAGGAGCTGAGGGTGGTGCCTCTGCACCTCTGAGTCTTCATCTGACGAGAATTTTCTGTGCCTGAGGGGTGCCTGCCCTGAGCGGGCACCGCTCCCTGCCCAGAGGCCTCAGAGTTGGAGATAGCGTCCCAGACTTAAGACCGATCATGATGCCATGTTGGATGCTAGTAGAGAAGTCTGGGCAGCTTGCTGGGGTCCCTGAGGTGTCACGCTTCCAGGGTCTGCTGAATGGAGCTTCGCAGGGCCTGAGGCTTATGACCTTGGAACTCGGGGACTAAGCAGGAGTCTGCCCGGGAGAGGACAGGTGGGAGGCAGCGTACAGAGCTGGGTGTGGAGAGCTTGCAAGGTCAGGGCTGAGCGGGCTGCTCACAGGGGCTGGCAGCTCTGTGCTCCTGGAGTCCTGTCGGAATGGGCTCCTTGTGGGAGTGTGCGAATGGCGGTGGTTgttggggggaggcggggaggctgggagagggcagggctcCACCCTGACCACCTTCTGCCCACCCTCTGGCAGTGCCCAGCGCTGTGTCTTCACTGACTGATGACCTTCTCAAGTACTACCAGCAGGTGACTCGGGCTGTGCTGGGGGATGATCCACAGCTGATGAAGGTGAGCACGTGGGCCTGAAGTGGGGCACAAAGTCCAGCTTTCAAGTCCTCATGGAATTCCTTCAGATGCCTCCTTCTGAGCTCTGAACGCTGAGTGACTGATGCGGCAGAAGCTGCTCCTGGTGGCGGCGTGGTGCTCTGTGGCTGGCCCTCCGCCAGCGCTGACTCCCCTTCCTACTCTAGTAGGAACCCTTGTTCCTTAGGGAATGGGCAGCtcagcagggccctgtggggggGCTCAGGTGGTCAGCCTCCCCACACCTTAACCCAGAGCCCACCCTTTGGGGCATCTGTTGACCTGGAGCCACACGGGGCATCCGCGTGGTAGCTTTCATTTGCCTGGActtgagagggaagggaggagaggaagtagAGGGAGCCAGGCTAGGGAGCCTGGCCAGACCCCGGCCAGCCCTGCTGCTTTAGCCCCTGGGCTCCACAGGGCCCGCTGGACGGTGCCTGTGCCGGGCCTCTTCTGTCCAGGGTCAGACCAGGACTAGTTTGGTGGTCTGCTTGACCATGTGGCCTCTCTCTGTTTGAGGGTTTTACATCTTCCATGTCTGGCTGCTGCTGCTATTTACCTTGCAAAGTTAGGACTGTTGTTAACTATACTTCCCTGCCTTAGAAACTTGGCTGCTGGTCCCTAGGCAACAGTGCAGTCAGTGGCTGGatgtggggcctgggagctgagctcCTTCCTCACTAGCTGCTGTCCGCTTTCACAGAACCTGAACTTAGGGTCTTTATCCAGAGGAGTTGGAAGGGCACAGGTGGTGGAGGTTCAGGGCTAAGATGGTTTTACTCATTTACCTACTCTCTTTTCTCCGCTTATCAAAGTAataccaggggacttccctggtggtccagtggttgagaatctgccttccaatgccagggacatgggttcgatacctggttggggaactaaggtcccacgtcccacatgccgcggggcaactaagcctatgtgctgcaactactgagctcgcacgccacaactaagacccaatgcagcccaaaaaaaaaaaaaaaaaaaaaaaaaaagtaataccaGCATATGTTTATAATAGAAGTACTGTAatataaaatcatacaaagtagaAAGTGAAATTCTATAGAATCACccactcaccttttttttttgtatgtataaaCTATACATAGTTTACCATCAACCAGTGGTATTATACTAAATGGCCGGTTTTAGAATAATTGCTTTACTCAGTTAAAAATatgttggatatttaggttgtattcagttttttattattacattacCGACAGTGCTATCTGTATGTGGGTATGTGTGAGTGGGTTTCTTTTGTAGTGGGTTAAATttgtagaattgctgagtcacagAGTTTGAACGTTTAAAATTTTACTACATAGGTGCtaaattgttctttaaaaaaaaatatcagtttatACTTGGGGCTGGTGGATCGTGCAGTGTGGCCCCTTCCATTTCAGGTTGCTCTCCAGGACTTGCAGACCAACTCGAAGATCGCAGCGCTCCTGCCGTACTTTGTTTATGTGGTCAGTGGGGTAAGTGACCAGACTGCAGGGGAGGATGTTTTGTGGGGAGGAGATGATGCAGCAACCTGTAGGGTTCACGGCAGGTGCCACCAGAAGAGCAGGCTCTTGTGTGCCCTTGTGTCCCCCTAAGCACCCCTCTCCTCCCAACAGGTGAAATCTGTAAGCCACGACCTGGAGCAGCTACACCGGCTCTTGCAAGTGGCACGGAGCCTAGTTCGGAACCCACACCTCTGCCTGGGGCCCTATGTCCGCTCCCTGGTAGGCAGTGTCCTCTACTGTGTCCTGGAGCCACTGGCTGCCTCCATCAACCCGCTGAATGACCACTGGACTCTGCGGGATGGAGCTGCCCTCCTGCTCAGCCACATCTTCTGGTAGCTACTGGGCCTAGTGCTGATCGAAGGGCAGGACTGCTGTAGAGCTGAGTGGGTTGGCGTAGGAGATGGGGTGAAACTTCTGGCTTTGAGGCTCTATGTTGAGAGGTCGGGAGCCTCTTCCCTTCGATCTTCCAAGCTGGTGTGCCGTGAACCCGGGGATTCTACAGATGGGTGACGAACGTTCCAGGGGTTTGGTCCGTCAGCCCTCAGGTCCTGGGCCTCTCGGCCCAGACGCCTCTTTCACTCACCCCAGTGTGCCATACAGGTGCTGTTTTCTCTGTGTGCCGGGACTTGAGTCCAGCTGGGCAGTGCTGTGCCTCATTCCCCTGACTGAATGTTGCTCCCGCAGGACTCATGGGGACCTTGTAAGTGGCCTCTATCAGCAGATCCTGCTGTCCCTGCAGAAGGTCTTGGCAGATCCTGTGAGGCCTCTCTGCTCTCACTACGGGGCTGTGGTGGGGCTGCATGCCCTTGGCTGGAAGGTGAGGACCCTGGCTTTTCTCGCAGAGCTGTAAGAGCTCCCATTTGTAGTTAGAAAGCCTTTCTTGTCCAAGAACCTGTcatctctctccatttttttaggtctttcactgtctttcaggatcctttcataattttccctGAAGAGAACCTACAAATACTTTATACAGTTTATTCCTAGAGTCTTGCTATTTTTGATACTGTTGTAATGGTGTCTTCTTTTCATGGTATTAATTTCTCActggtgtatagaaacacaattgaCTTGTGTATTGATTCAGCTACTTTATTAAACTATCATTTTTAACTGTGGATTATTCTGGGTTTTTAAGGTAGATCATACCGTGCAAATAATGACAGCTTTGTCTTTTTTAAACcttatgcctttatttttttgaattctcttttttttttctgggggggccacacaccacacggcttgtgggatcttagttccctgaccagggatcgaacctgggcccttggcagtgaaagtgcggcgTCCTaaccgctgggccaccagggaattcccaaacctaatgcctttaatttctttgtattattttattgttaggATCACTAATATCCTTTTACATATGATGataatgggcatccttgtctcatttccaattttaaaaaagggttaaCAGTAACCTTTCCTATTTAGGCTGATGTTTACTTTGTGTGTTTATAGAGAGATACCTTCCTCAGGTTAAGGAAGTTATattgttagttttattattactttatgtTAACTTTTATCAAATgctctttctgtatcttttgaaCTGATCCTAAGATTTTCCTGCTTTTATCTGTTAATGTGGTTAATTGTATACATagtggtgtctttttttttttttttttttttttttggctgcatcacacagcttgtgggatcttagttccccaaccagggaatgaaccccggccccggcagtgaaagtgctgagtcctaaccactgcactgccaggaaattccctataTAGCTTTTCTAATAGTAAACCATCTTTACATTTCTAGGATAAACTCAATTTAGTCATGGtatacagtctttaaaaaaatacagaacttttattggaatataatatattttttatatactgttggctttactaaaattttattattataatttttaaaattattatttatttttgtttgcattgggtctttgttgctgtgcacgggctttctctagttgcggcgagcaggggctgctctttgttgtggtgcgcggtcttctcattgcggtggcttctctcgtggagcacgggctctaggtgcttgggcttcggtagttgtggctcgtgggctctagagcgcaggctcagtagttgtggcgcacgggcttagttgctccgcggcatgtgggatcttcctggaccagggctcgaacccgtgtccgctgcattggcaggcgggttcttaaccaggGAGGCCctttactgaaattttaaatgatttatctcTATTCATGAGTGAAATCAATCATTAAGTTTCCTCACGTACTGTCCTTACacggttttagtatcagggttaTACTGGCTTTATGGGATGAGGTAGGGAgggagtatttattttttatactttatatttttaaattaaattttattttattcagacGCTCTTTTCCTTGAGTGTCTGTAGATTGTAAATTCTGGCATGGTGTTTTGTGGTTATACTTTTAACTATTATGGTTACAGAATTATTTGAGCTTTcatatcaccttttttttttaaagatctctttatttaatttatttttggccgcatcgggtcttagttgtggcaggcaggatctttcgttgcggtgcgcgggcttctctctagttgtggcacgtgggttccagagcgcgtgggctaaTTATTTGATCTTTCatatcccctttttttttaaagatctctttatttaatttatttttggccgcatcgggtcttagttgtggcaggcaggatctttcgttgcggtgcgcgggcttctctctagttgtggcacgtgggttccagagcgcgtgggctctagttgaggcgcatgagcccagtagttgtggcacagaggcttagttgccctgcagcatgtgggaccttagttccctgaccagggatcaaacccgcatcccctgcattgtaaggcggattctgtaccactggaccaccagggaagtcccaagctttCATCTTTCTTGAATCAgcatgaagttttatttttctaggaacTTGTTAATTTTATCAACATTTTCAAATTCTCAGTCTGTGGCTAACCAAAGAACTTATCCATATAAGCCTGACGCAAACGTCACCTGCTCTGTGAAGTCTTGAATGCTTTCCCCTAAATTAAACATaggatttaaaattatataaccaGAGTCCAGGTCTCTgatcagttgtttgtttttgcacAAGTGGTCTGAACTGAGTTCCACGTTACATCTACGCCAGGACATTACTTGGCTGTATAGGGTAGCAGTTGGCCACTAAATTTCTCTGTTACCAGGGGGCATTACTTATACCCTCTTAGCCTTTGGCACATATGTCAGTGATAGTGGGGTCACTTTGTATTGTTTCTGTATGTCTTTGTACCCGATCTTTGTTCCCAGTG is a window from the Physeter macrocephalus isolate SW-GA unplaced genomic scaffold, ASM283717v5 random_25, whole genome shotgun sequence genome containing:
- the TAF6L gene encoding TAF6-like RNA polymerase II p300/CBP-associated factor-associated factor 65 kDa subunit 6L isoform X1, producing MQSSIGAMSEREERRFVEIPRESVRLMAESTGLELSDEVAALLAEDVCYRLREATQNSSQFMKHTKRRKLTVEDFNRALRWSSVEAVCGYGSQEALPLRPAREGELYFPEDREVNLVELALATNIPKGCAETAVRVHVSYLDGKGNLAPQGSVPSAVSSLTDDLLKYYQQVTRAVLGDDPQLMKVALQDLQTNSKIAALLPYFVYVVSGVKSVSHDLEQLHRLLQVARSLVRNPHLCLGPYVRSLVGSVLYCVLEPLAASINPLNDHWTLRDGAALLLSHIFWTHGDLVSGLYQQILLSLQKVLADPVRPLCSHYGAVVGLHALGWKAVERVLYPHLSTYWTNLQAVLDDYSVSNAQVKADGHKVYGAILVAVERLLKMKAQAAEPNKGGPGSRGCRRSDDLPWDSLLLQESPSGGSAEPGFGSGLPLPPGGAGPEAPSPSVTLADIYRELYAFFGDSLATRFGTGQPAPTAPRPPGDKKEPAAAPDSVRKMPQLTANAMVSPQGDESPRGGGPPSASAPTASESRPLPRVHRARGAPRQQGPGAGTRDVFQKSRFAPRGAPHFRFIIAGRQAGRRCRGRLFQTAFPAPYGPSPASRYVQKLPMIGRTGRPARRWALSDYSLYLPL
- the TAF6L gene encoding TAF6-like RNA polymerase II p300/CBP-associated factor-associated factor 65 kDa subunit 6L isoform X2, with translation MSEREERRFVEIPRESVRLMAESTGLELSDEVAALLAEDVCYRLREATQNSSQFMKHTKRRKLTVEDFNRALRWSSVEAVCGYGSQEALPLRPAREGELYFPEDREVNLVELALATNIPKGCAETAVRVHVSYLDGKGNLAPQGSVPSAVSSLTDDLLKYYQQVTRAVLGDDPQLMKVALQDLQTNSKIAALLPYFVYVVSGVKSVSHDLEQLHRLLQVARSLVRNPHLCLGPYVRSLVGSVLYCVLEPLAASINPLNDHWTLRDGAALLLSHIFWTHGDLVSGLYQQILLSLQKVLADPVRPLCSHYGAVVGLHALGWKAVERVLYPHLSTYWTNLQAVLDDYSVSNAQVKADGHKVYGAILVAVERLLKMKAQAAEPNKGGPGSRGCRRSDDLPWDSLLLQESPSGGSAEPGFGSGLPLPPGGAGPEAPSPSVTLADIYRELYAFFGDSLATRFGTGQPAPTAPRPPGDKKEPAAAPDSVRKMPQLTANAMVSPQGDESPRGGGPPSASAPTASESRPLPRVHRARGAPRQQGPGAGTRDVFQKSRFAPRGAPHFRFIIAGRQAGRRCRGRLFQTAFPAPYGPSPASRYVQKLPMIGRTGRPARRWALSDYSLYLPL
- the TAF6L gene encoding TAF6-like RNA polymerase II p300/CBP-associated factor-associated factor 65 kDa subunit 6L isoform X3, translating into MEQRGVNTGCSSQVPGEGPGSPGIPPLLRTSGLPANIGSVPWSVEHLFPPWIRPNRLFTQAVCGYGSQEALPLRPAREGELYFPEDREVNLVELALATNIPKGCAETAVRVHVSYLDGKGNLAPQGSVPSAVSSLTDDLLKYYQQVTRAVLGDDPQLMKVALQDLQTNSKIAALLPYFVYVVSGVKSVSHDLEQLHRLLQVARSLVRNPHLCLGPYVRSLVGSVLYCVLEPLAASINPLNDHWTLRDGAALLLSHIFWTHGDLVSGLYQQILLSLQKVLADPVRPLCSHYGAVVGLHALGWKAVERVLYPHLSTYWTNLQAVLDDYSVSNAQVKADGHKVYGAILVAVERLLKMKAQAAEPNKGGPGSRGCRRSDDLPWDSLLLQESPSGGSAEPGFGSGLPLPPGGAGPEAPSPSVTLADIYRELYAFFGDSLATRFGTGQPAPTAPRPPGDKKEPAAAPDSVRKMPQLTANAMVSPQGDESPRGGGPPSASAPTASESRPLPRVHRARGAPRQQGPGAGTRDVFQKSRFAPRGAPHFRFIIAGRQAGRRCRGRLFQTAFPAPYGPSPASRYVQKLPMIGRTGRPARRWALSDYSLYLPL